The genomic window TAAAGTTATCAACCAGGCCCGAAAAGCGTGTTGGTAGTGATGAGATCTGGGACAAATCAGAGAAGGCCTTGTCCGATGCATTGGATGCTAAAGGTCTTGCATGGGACTTATTGCCAGGGGAAGGTGCATTCTACGGGCCTAAAATTGAGTTTTCTTTAAAAGACTGTCTTGGTAGAGTTTGGCAATGTGGAACGATCCAGGTTGACTTCTCGATGCCGGAACGTTTGGGAGCATCTTATGTAGCAGAAGACAGCCAGCGCAGAACACCAGTAATGTTGCATCGAGCAATTCTGGGTTCTTTTGAACGTTTTATCGGAATTCTGATCGAGCACTATGCTGGACGACTGCCTATTTGGCTAGCACCTGTGCAGGTGGTAGTGATGGGGATTACAGACCGTAATGCTCAGGCTTGTCAGGATATTTGCAAGAAGTTATCAGCTCTAGAATATCGAACTGAAGTTGACTTAAGAAATGAAAAAATTGGTTTTAAAGTTCGCGAGCATACTCTTCAGCGTGTACCATTTTTAATCATTATTGGTGATAAAGAACAACAGAGTGGAGAGGTGGCTGTGCGCACTCGAGAGGGCAAGGACTTTGGCAGTATGCCTTTGAAAGGCTTCACATCACTTCTGGATGAAGCAATTGCTCTTAAAGGTAGATCAGGTGTCTCTTGACAAATGTTGTCAATAGTTAGGTGATAATAATAATTGAGGAATACCTCGCTTTGGAGTGAATCTCTCTTCCGTCTGGATGAGAAGCTGAATAGCAAATTGGGCCTGGCGATAGGAGAAGCTGATTGCTTCTCGTTGGTCGTTCTGGCTCTCTCGTTGGAGCAGGCTCTTTCTGCTCTGTGAAGAATCAGAACTTCTTTATGGTCTCCGATGCAAGCACTACTCAACCATCAAAAGAAATGACTGGTCTTGCGAAACGTCAATCAAACCAGTGGGGAATCTCAATCCGTGTTGAGCAGGGCCAAGTCAGGTGGGGGCTCATTAGAGCTTGTTAATGAGTCTTTGCCGACCGATCTAGGCATGGGAATCACTATCCCTTGAGCTAATCAGCAATCTATCCAACGTAAAAGTTGCAGATCTCTCGCTGTCAATGCAGCCTGAGGGAAGCCCTTTGCCTCATTCGTCATCACCATGCCGTCCCCGAGAACCTTTCTGGCAGGTGATTTGGGGGGCACCAAAACCTTGCTTGCGCTCTATAGCTGGGACGAAAAGCAACTCAAGCAACAGCACCGGCGGAGGTATTTATCCAATCAGTGGACTTCGCTTGAACCCATGCTGAGCCACTTCATCGCCCATTTGCCAGGGGAGATGGAGCAACCCAATAACGGCTGCATCGCTGTTGCAGGATCGGTTCGCCATGGTGAGGCACGTATCACCAATCTGCCCTGGAGCCTGAAGGAGAAGGACCTTTGCTCAGCCACGGGACTGAAGCATTTGGAACTGATTAATGACTTTGGCGTATTGATCTACGGCCTACCCTTTCTCAACGACGCGCAGCAGGTGGAGCTTCAGCGTCCACAGCAGCATTTGTCTGCACAAGGACCCATTGCAGTTCTGGGGGCAGGTACTGGACTTGGAATGGCCCGTGGCCTGCCCACAAAAGATGGGATGGTGGCGCTGCCCAGTGAAGGCGGACACCGTGAATTTGCTCCTCGCAGTGAATGCGAGTGGCAACTTTGTGAGTGGCTCAAGGCCGATTTGCAGCTCGAACGCCTTTCATTGGAACGTGTTGTCAGTGGAACGGGCCTGGGACACGTGGCGCGCTGGCGCCTACAGCACAGTGACGCAGATGGTCATCCTCTGCGAGGTCTGGCCGATGCTTGGCGCCATGGTGCTAATGATCATTGCGACCATTTGGATCTGCCTGCTCTTGCTAGTCAAGCCGCAAGCGAAGGCGATTCAATTCTTCAAGAAGCCTTACAGCTCTGGCTCGCTGCTTACGGCTCTGCTGCGGGAGATTTAGCTCTGCAGGAACTCTGTGTCGGAGGCCTCTGGGTGGGTGGGGGTACCGCTGCGAAGCAGCTTCAAGGTCTTCGCTCAAGCACCTTTCTTGAAGCCTTCCGCAACAAGGGGCGCTTCCGTCCGTTTCTAGAGCAATTGCCAGTGATGGCAGTGATCGATCCCGAGGTGGGCCTGTTCAGTGCAGCCTGCAGAGCACACATGCTTGCTGAGCAAGGTGGGACACTGACCTAAGTAGACAAGTAGGGATGGCGCAGCCGAGTATCGGCCAAAGAATTGTGGTTGACGTACCGTCCACCACAGCCAACCTTGGCCCTGGCTTCGACTGCCTTGGTGCTGCCCTTGACCTCAACAACCGTTTTGCCATGCGGCGGATCGAAGGGGATAGCGGACG from Prochlorococcus marinus str. MIT 9313 includes these protein-coding regions:
- the glk gene encoding glucokinase, coding for MPSPRTFLAGDLGGTKTLLALYSWDEKQLKQQHRRRYLSNQWTSLEPMLSHFIAHLPGEMEQPNNGCIAVAGSVRHGEARITNLPWSLKEKDLCSATGLKHLELINDFGVLIYGLPFLNDAQQVELQRPQQHLSAQGPIAVLGAGTGLGMARGLPTKDGMVALPSEGGHREFAPRSECEWQLCEWLKADLQLERLSLERVVSGTGLGHVARWRLQHSDADGHPLRGLADAWRHGANDHCDHLDLPALASQAASEGDSILQEALQLWLAAYGSAAGDLALQELCVGGLWVGGGTAAKQLQGLRSSTFLEAFRNKGRFRPFLEQLPVMAVIDPEVGLFSAACRAHMLAEQGGTLT